The following proteins are encoded in a genomic region of Methanoculleus bourgensis MS2:
- the rnp1 gene encoding ribonuclease P protein component 1, producing the protein MISPRNVLRHELIGLDVLVARASNPGHVGVSGRIIDETRNTLVIRTERGEKRIPKRFSVFRFRLPDGTTVDVDGSSLEMQPERRITMRIR; encoded by the coding sequence ATGATCTCTCCCCGGAACGTCCTGCGGCACGAGTTGATCGGCCTGGACGTTCTGGTGGCTCGCGCAAGCAATCCCGGGCATGTCGGGGTATCTGGCCGCATCATCGATGAGACCAGAAATACCCTGGTCATCCGGACGGAGCGGGGAGAGAAGCGAATACCAAAGCGGTTCAGTGTATTCCGCTTCCGGCTCCCGGACGGCACGACTGTCGATGTGGACGGTTCAAGCCTGGAGATGCAGCCGGAACGACGGATCACGATGCGCATCAGATAA
- a CDS encoding 30S ribosomal protein S19, whose translation MAKKTQKRMPRRREEFTYRGYSIDDLQQMALSELLPLMPSRARRKFERGLSREHEKLLSDIRSGDPNVRTHLRDMVVMPEMVGKTIEIHNGKEFQRVEIHPEAVFHYLGEFALTRRRVSHGSAGIGATRSSKYVPLK comes from the coding sequence ATGGCAAAGAAGACACAGAAGCGAATGCCGCGGCGGCGTGAGGAGTTCACCTACCGCGGTTACTCCATTGACGACCTGCAGCAGATGGCTCTCTCCGAGCTCCTGCCGCTCATGCCGTCCCGTGCACGCAGGAAGTTCGAGCGCGGTCTCTCCCGGGAACACGAGAAACTCCTCTCAGATATCAGGTCAGGAGACCCAAACGTCCGCACCCACCTGCGTGACATGGTCGTCATGCCCGAGATGGTCGGAAAGACGATCGAGATCCACAACGGAAAGGAGTTCCAGAGGGTGGAGATCCATCCTGAGGCGGTCTTCCATTACCTTGGAGAGTTTGCACTGACCCGCAGGAGGGTCTCCCACGGCAGCGCCGGTATCGGTGCGACCCGGTCGAGTAAGTACGTACCGCTGAAGTGA
- the rpmC gene encoding 50S ribosomal protein L29: protein MAIFRAHEVKQLSDVELLEQEQKLSLELIQERGKVSAGGATENPGRIREIRRTIARIRTEQNARRNA from the coding sequence ATGGCTATCTTTCGCGCACATGAGGTGAAACAGCTCTCCGACGTTGAGCTCCTCGAACAGGAGCAGAAACTCAGTCTTGAACTGATCCAGGAGCGAGGGAAAGTCAGCGCCGGCGGTGCCACGGAAAACCCCGGGAGGATCCGCGAGATCCGCAGGACCATCGCGCGCATCCGGACCGAGCAGAACGCACGGAGGAACGCATGA
- a CDS encoding 30S ribosomal protein S3 has protein sequence MAIEKKFISEGVRNVRVEKFLTKELKRAGYGGMDITRTPLGTQITIFAEKPGIVIGKGGKQVRQLTQDLATHFGIESPQVEVQQVQNPNFSAQIMAERLANALERGWYFRKAGQSTIRRVMESGALGCEVIVAGKLTGARSRTQKFTEGYVKHSGEPSETIVEKGYALAVKKLGTIGVQVKIVPPGAKLPDTFEVLEPEPKKAPVPVPEPEEVGEDELEEEFEEFSGEEYPEER, from the coding sequence ATGGCAATCGAGAAGAAATTCATCAGTGAAGGCGTGCGCAACGTCCGTGTCGAGAAGTTCCTCACGAAAGAACTTAAGCGGGCCGGATACGGTGGCATGGATATCACCAGGACGCCGCTTGGCACCCAGATAACCATCTTTGCGGAGAAACCCGGCATTGTGATCGGGAAAGGCGGTAAACAGGTCCGCCAGCTGACACAGGACCTTGCCACTCACTTTGGGATCGAGTCCCCGCAGGTGGAGGTTCAGCAGGTCCAGAACCCGAACTTCAGCGCCCAGATCATGGCCGAACGGCTGGCGAACGCGCTTGAGCGCGGTTGGTACTTCAGGAAAGCCGGGCAGAGCACGATCCGCCGGGTGATGGAGTCGGGTGCGCTCGGTTGCGAGGTCATCGTCGCCGGGAAACTGACTGGCGCGAGGTCGCGGACCCAGAAGTTCACCGAGGGCTACGTGAAGCACTCGGGTGAACCGAGCGAAACGATCGTCGAGAAGGGTTACGCGCTTGCGGTCAAGAAACTGGGAACCATCGGTGTCCAGGTCAAGATCGTCCCGCCGGGCGCGAAGTTGCCTGATACCTTTGAGGTCCTTGAGCCCGAGCCGAAGAAGGCTCCGGTGCCGGTTCCCGAACCCGAAGAGGTCGGTGAAGACGAACTCGAGGAAGAGTTTGAGGAGTTCTCAGGTGAGGAGTACCCGGAGGAGAGATAA
- a CDS encoding 30S ribosomal protein S17, protein MARNIGLNVPIPETECEDVNCPFHGTLPVRGQVITGKVVSDRMNGTVVVEREFIHYVKKYKRYEKRRSRYHAHSTPCINARIGDVVRIAECRPLAKTKNFVVVEVVKE, encoded by the coding sequence ATGGCACGAAATATTGGGTTAAATGTCCCCATTCCTGAGACGGAATGCGAGGACGTAAATTGTCCGTTTCACGGCACTTTGCCGGTACGCGGCCAGGTGATTACCGGCAAAGTCGTGAGCGACCGTATGAACGGTACTGTCGTCGTGGAGCGTGAGTTCATCCACTACGTCAAGAAGTACAAGCGATACGAGAAACGCCGGTCCCGGTACCATGCCCACAGCACGCCCTGCATCAACGCGAGGATCGGCGATGTGGTCAGGATTGCCGAGTGCAGGCCGCTTGCGAAGACGAAGAACTTCGTGGTTGTCGAGGTGGTGAAGGAATGA
- the rpl14p gene encoding 50S ribosomal protein L14 — protein MKAMQSTIPRALATGSRMVCADNTGARLVEIVSVDGYHGVRRRQPKMGLGDMATVSVKKGTPDMRRKLEKAVVIRQKKEIRRPNGIRLSFEDNAMVLVNERGEPKGTEIKGPVPREVAERFPKITSMATIIV, from the coding sequence ATGAAGGCGATGCAATCTACCATTCCGCGTGCGCTCGCCACTGGTTCCCGCATGGTCTGTGCCGACAACACCGGCGCACGGCTCGTGGAGATTGTCTCTGTCGACGGCTACCATGGTGTCAGGCGCCGGCAGCCCAAGATGGGTCTTGGCGATATGGCGACCGTGAGCGTCAAGAAGGGCACCCCCGACATGCGGAGGAAACTTGAGAAAGCGGTGGTCATCCGGCAGAAGAAGGAGATCCGTCGCCCGAACGGTATCCGGCTCTCGTTCGAGGATAACGCCATGGTGCTCGTTAACGAGCGCGGCGAGCCGAAAGGAACCGAGATCAAGGGTCCGGTCCCCCGCGAGGTCGCGGAACGGTTCCCGAAGATCACCTCCATGGCGACAATAATCGTGTAG
- a CDS encoding 50S ribosomal protein L22 — MARTGYSAMIEGENAARAKANEIPVSPKHSIEIARFIRNMTTAEAKAYLADVVELKKAIPFKRFNRNVAHKRGLEGWAAGRYPVKAAKAYIRLLDSVEKNAEYIGLDTENLRIDHVSANRGRGLRAFFPRAMGRATPKRRETVNIEIIVTEVA, encoded by the coding sequence ATGGCAAGAACAGGTTATTCAGCAATGATTGAGGGCGAGAATGCCGCTCGCGCAAAAGCGAACGAGATTCCCGTCTCCCCCAAACACTCGATCGAGATTGCCCGGTTCATCAGGAACATGACCACCGCTGAGGCAAAGGCGTACCTCGCCGATGTGGTTGAGCTGAAGAAGGCCATACCCTTCAAGCGGTTCAACCGCAACGTCGCCCACAAGCGGGGCCTTGAAGGGTGGGCGGCAGGCCGGTATCCGGTCAAGGCCGCGAAGGCCTACATCAGGCTGCTCGACTCTGTCGAGAAGAACGCCGAGTATATCGGCCTTGATACAGAAAACCTCCGGATCGATCATGTCTCCGCCAACAGGGGCCGTGGTCTCCGGGCGTTCTTCCCGCGTGCGATGGGCCGCGCCACCCCGAAACGCAGGGAGACCGTGAACATCGAGATCATCGTGACCGAGGTGGCGTAA
- the rplX gene encoding 50S ribosomal protein L24, which translates to MVRIVSKQPRKQRKARFNAPNHTRGRFLSASLSPELRGKYNSRRTRVVKGDTVKVLRGDYAGEEGVVDSVDMKTCRLIVHGVMVTKADGTEVPRPIDPSNVQVTKLNLKDKLREERLGGGE; encoded by the coding sequence ATGGTACGCATAGTAAGCAAACAACCGAGAAAACAGCGCAAGGCGCGCTTCAACGCACCGAACCACACCCGGGGCCGGTTCCTCTCCGCGTCGCTCTCGCCCGAGCTCCGCGGGAAGTACAACTCCCGGAGAACTCGTGTGGTGAAGGGCGACACCGTAAAAGTGCTCCGTGGCGATTATGCCGGTGAAGAAGGCGTTGTCGACTCTGTAGACATGAAGACGTGCCGGTTGATTGTGCACGGCGTGATGGTGACTAAGGCGGACGGGACCGAGGTCCCCCGGCCGATCGACCCCTCGAACGTGCAGGTCACGAAGCTCAACCTGAAAGACAAACTCCGTGAGGAGAGACTCGGAGGCGGAG